In Lacerta agilis isolate rLacAgi1 chromosome 8, rLacAgi1.pri, whole genome shotgun sequence, one genomic interval encodes:
- the OTUD3 gene encoding OTU domain-containing protein 3 isoform X1, with product MSRKQAAKARPGKAETERKRDERAARRALARERRNRPQAEGEGGLAGQLLALGLRLREVPGDGNCLFRALGDQLEGHSRDHLKHRQETVDYMIKQREDFEPFVEDDVPFEKHVANLAQPGTFAGNDAIVAFAKNNQVNVVIHQLNAPLWQIRGTDKSNARELHIAYRYGEHYDSVRKINDNSEAPARLQTEMLCRNECNKKEKEEAESEEEVQDEIEDAVQKVRNATGCLDADLILRILETEDYNIESAIFVVCQINEVKRLHAEKAQEAQETNRPKLHPRPALWEENGSGTRIFGSQEIENNKPQMSSLEGNQASKKQVPKQVSNRQEKKQQRLEKKRRQEDRHRQKVLGGKSNLSDNNKNAMESESQVTLVKTIAALNI from the exons ATGTCCCGCAAGCAAGCGGCGAAGGCCCGGCCGGGGAAGGCGGAGACGGAGCGGAAACGGGACGAGCGAGCGGCTCGGAGGGCGCTGGCGCGCGAAAGGCGGAACAGACCCCAGGCCGAGGGCGAAGGAGGCCTGGCCGGGCAGCTGCTGGCGCTCGGGCTGCGCCTCAGGGAGGTGCCGGGCGACGG GAACTGCTTGTTCCGGGCTCTTGGGGACCAGCTTGAAGGTCACTCCCGGGACCACCTCAAACACCGCCAGGAAACTGTGGACTACATGATAAAGCAACGGGAGGACTTTGAGCCTTTTGTGGAGGATGATGTTCCTTTTGAGAAGCACG TTGCCAATTTGGCACAGCCTGGAACTTTCGCTGGCAACGATGCCATTGTAGCCTTTGCGAAGAACAATCAAGTCAATGTTGTCATCCACCAGCTCAATGCCCCTCTGTGGCAG ATTCGTGGAACAGACAAAAGCAACGCTCGAGAGCTGCACATTGCATATCGATATGGAGAGCACTATGACAGCGTCCGGAAGATTAATGACAACTCTGAGGCTCCTGCCCGGCTACAGACGGAG ATGTTGTGCAGAAACGAATGTAATaaaaaagagaaggaggaagcagAATCAGAAGAGGAAGTCCAAGACGAAATTGAGGATGCTGTCCAGAAAGTGCGGAATGCAACCGGCTGTCTG GATGCTGATTTAATCCTCCGGATCCTTGAAACAGAGGACTACAATATCGAGTCTGCAATATTTGTTGTGTGTCAGATAAATGAAGTAAAAAGGCTCC ATGCTGAGAAAGCCCAGGAAGCCCAGGAGACAAACCGACCGAAACTGCATCCCAGGCCAGCCCTGTGGGAAGAAAATGGAAGTGGCACTAGGATTTTTGGGAGCCAGGAAATAGAAAACAACAAACCCCAAATGAGCTCGCTGGAAGGAAACCAAGCCAGTAAAAAGCAGGTACCAAAG CAGGTGTCCAACAGGCAGGAGAAGAAGCAACAGCGGCTGGAGAAGAAGCGAAGGCAGGAAGACAGGCACCGGCAGAAAGTCCTAGGAGGCAAGAGCAACCTCTCAGACAATAATAAGAACGCCATGGAGTCTGAGTCGCAGGTCACCCTGGTGAAGACCATTGCTGCTCTCAACATCTGA
- the LOC117051052 gene encoding otoconin-90-like, with amino-acid sequence MANTTLAAVVALLLTCGAIGVGGNLIQLATMIKQMTGKNAIPNYMAYGCYCGWGGRGMPKDQTDWCCRNHDCCYKRVDEQGCCSKLATYSYIYKSGNIICGNEPWYWERISDVSTRCERLTCECDQKFVQCLKKNLKTYQKKYSYFPNFLCIGHPPLCPVEPRMRRSRETVGRRESLSTEDEDLMGINGVAGLHCCLAHDCCYEKLSDCNANTDVYDYSIDDGVITCGEGSSCEKQVCECDKTAALCLRDHLDTYDKEYRFYSDTNCQEGPMKC; translated from the exons ATGGCAAATACAACTCTGGCTGCAGTGGTGGCGTTGCTATTGACAtgtg GTGCAATCGGAGTAGGTGGCAATCTCATCCAACTTGCTACGATGATCAAACAAATGACTGGGAAAAACGCCATACCAAATTACATGGCCTATGGGTGTTATTGTGGATGGGGAGGCAGAGGCATGCCAAAGGATCAAACTGACTG GTGCTGTCGTAACCATGACTGTTGCTACAAGAGAGTGGATGAGCAGGGATGTTGCTCCAAACTTGCCACCTATTCTTACATCTACAAGTCAGGGAACATCATCTGTG GAAACGAACCCTGGTATTGGGAAAGGATTTCGGATGTTTCAACCCGGTGTGAGCGCCTGACCTGTGAATGCGACCAAAAGTTTGTGCAGTGCCTGAAAAAGAACTTAAAGACATACCAGAAGAAGTACAGCTATTTCCCCAACTTTTTGTGCATTGGCCACCCTCCTCTGTGTCCTGTTGAGCCACGAATGAGGAGGAGTAGGGAgacagtggggaggaggga GTCTTTATCAACGGAAGATGAAGATCTTATGGGGATCAATGGTGTTGCTGGTTTGCA CTGCTGCCTGGCCCACGATTGCTGCTACGAAAAGTTGAGTGACTGTAACGCCAACACCGACGTATACGACTATTCCATCGACGATGGAGTTATTACTTGTG GTGAAGGAAGCAGCTGTGAAAAGCAGGTATGTGAATGTGACAAAACAGCAGCCCTCTGTCTGCGGGACCACCTGGACACTTACGATAAGGAGTATCGCTTTTACTCTGACACGAACTGCCAGGAAGGGCCGATGAAGTGCTGA
- the OTUD3 gene encoding OTU domain-containing protein 3 isoform X2, whose product MSRKQAAKARPGKAETERKRDERAARRALARERRNRPQAEGEGGLAGQLLALGLRLREVPGDGNCLFRALGDQLEGHSRDHLKHRQETVDYMIKQREDFEPFVEDDVPFEKHVANLAQPGTFAGNDAIVAFAKNNQVNVVIHQLNAPLWQIRGTDKSNARELHIAYRYGEHYDSVRKINDNSEAPARLQTEMLCRNECNKKEKEEAESEEEVQDEIEDAVQKVRNATGCLDADLILRILETEDYNIESAIFVVCQINEVKRLHAEKAQEAQETNRPKLHPRPALWEENGSGTRIFGSQEIENNKPQMSSLEGNQASKKQVPKVSNRQEKKQQRLEKKRRQEDRHRQKVLGGKSNLSDNNKNAMESESQVTLVKTIAALNI is encoded by the exons ATGTCCCGCAAGCAAGCGGCGAAGGCCCGGCCGGGGAAGGCGGAGACGGAGCGGAAACGGGACGAGCGAGCGGCTCGGAGGGCGCTGGCGCGCGAAAGGCGGAACAGACCCCAGGCCGAGGGCGAAGGAGGCCTGGCCGGGCAGCTGCTGGCGCTCGGGCTGCGCCTCAGGGAGGTGCCGGGCGACGG GAACTGCTTGTTCCGGGCTCTTGGGGACCAGCTTGAAGGTCACTCCCGGGACCACCTCAAACACCGCCAGGAAACTGTGGACTACATGATAAAGCAACGGGAGGACTTTGAGCCTTTTGTGGAGGATGATGTTCCTTTTGAGAAGCACG TTGCCAATTTGGCACAGCCTGGAACTTTCGCTGGCAACGATGCCATTGTAGCCTTTGCGAAGAACAATCAAGTCAATGTTGTCATCCACCAGCTCAATGCCCCTCTGTGGCAG ATTCGTGGAACAGACAAAAGCAACGCTCGAGAGCTGCACATTGCATATCGATATGGAGAGCACTATGACAGCGTCCGGAAGATTAATGACAACTCTGAGGCTCCTGCCCGGCTACAGACGGAG ATGTTGTGCAGAAACGAATGTAATaaaaaagagaaggaggaagcagAATCAGAAGAGGAAGTCCAAGACGAAATTGAGGATGCTGTCCAGAAAGTGCGGAATGCAACCGGCTGTCTG GATGCTGATTTAATCCTCCGGATCCTTGAAACAGAGGACTACAATATCGAGTCTGCAATATTTGTTGTGTGTCAGATAAATGAAGTAAAAAGGCTCC ATGCTGAGAAAGCCCAGGAAGCCCAGGAGACAAACCGACCGAAACTGCATCCCAGGCCAGCCCTGTGGGAAGAAAATGGAAGTGGCACTAGGATTTTTGGGAGCCAGGAAATAGAAAACAACAAACCCCAAATGAGCTCGCTGGAAGGAAACCAAGCCAGTAAAAAGCAGGTACCAAAG GTGTCCAACAGGCAGGAGAAGAAGCAACAGCGGCTGGAGAAGAAGCGAAGGCAGGAAGACAGGCACCGGCAGAAAGTCCTAGGAGGCAAGAGCAACCTCTCAGACAATAATAAGAACGCCATGGAGTCTGAGTCGCAGGTCACCCTGGTGAAGACCATTGCTGCTCTCAACATCTGA
- the LOC117050778 gene encoding group IIE secretory phospholipase A2-like, whose amino-acid sequence MGCSFGVLLLLLCALSLGSCNLIQFADMVRQLTGRLPTLFYNGYGCYCGLGGSRKPMDETDWCCHTHDCCYGKLERLGCKPKLELYNYFVGKSGIFCGGRTMCQKMTCECDKVASFCFRKATYHIKYAFYLNILCRGATPPC is encoded by the exons ATGGGGTGTTCGTTTGGGgtccttctgcttctcctgtgCG CTCTCTCCTTAGGAAGCTGCAACCTGATCCAGTTTGCAGATATGGTCCGCCAGCTGACTGGGAGGCTGCCCACTCTCTTTTACAATGGGTACGGATGTTACTGTGGACTTGGAGGATCCAGAAAGCCCATGGATGAAACTGACTG GTGCTGCCATACCCATGATTGTTGCTATGGAAAGTTGGAAAGACTGGGTTGCAAACCCAAACTAGAGCTTTATAACTACTTTGTTGGGAAGAGCGGAATCTTCTGTG GTGGAAGGACAATGTGCCAGAAGATGACCTGCGAGTGTGATAAAGTAGCCAGCTTCTGTTTCCGAAAAGCCACCTATCACATCAAATATGCCTTTTACCTAAACATTCTATGTAGAGGCGCCACGCCTCCTTGCTAG
- the LOC117050777 gene encoding basic phospholipase A2 PLA-B-like → MRRLLLIAILGAGALSVIHGSLLNFKVLIERITHKNALIHFNGYGCYCGKGGRGKPRDQTDMCCYKHDCCYEGLHSRQCHPYIDHYRYLIINDDVLCEYRNNSHCAMLACECDRRASLCFRNNANTYNKKYHRYPYVLCKERTPKCRGSKKPK, encoded by the exons ATGAGGCGACTTCTCCTGATTGCTATCCTGGGGGCGGGCG CTCTGTCTGTCATCCACGGCAGCCTGCTCAACTTCAAGGTGCTGATCGAGAGGATTACCCACAAAAACGCCCTCATCCACTTCAACGGGTACGGGTGCTACTGCGGAAAGGGCGGGAGAGGGAAGCCGAGGGACCAGACAGACAT GTGCTGCTATAAACATGACTGCTGCTATGAGGGTCTACACAGCCGGCAGTGCCACCCATATATTGATCACTACAGATACCTGATCATCAATGACGATGTTCTCTGTG AGTACAGAAACAATTCCCACTGTGCCATGTTGGCATGCGAATGTGACCGGCGTGCGAGCCTCTGCTTCCGAAATAATGCCAACACGTACAACAAGAAATACCACCGTTACCCCTACGTCTTGTGCAAAGAAAGGACCCCTAAATGTCGAGGCAGCAAGAAGCCAAAGTAG